In Legionella cincinnatiensis, the DNA window TGAAAAATGGTCGTGGCTAAGATTGATTTTTGCAGATGTTGGTGATTTCAGAAAAGCATTATTAACTTATCAAATAATGATAAATTTGTTAGATTATTTCAATCTTATAAAAGCGGATTGTTTGTTTGAGGATAATAGTCAAATTAGTTATTGTCATATTCCCCCGAGTGCTGCAATTGGAGATAGGCAAGACAAGGAATATGCCTTAAATTATTTGGTTAAAAATGATAAATTTTTTAAGAATTATATTCAGCAATTAGGTATTTCAAAGGATAAGCTCAAAAGTAGATGGAAGTTATGGCTCAAAGAAATATCAAAGTTCAATCGCATGGATGGTACATATCTTTATATTTATGAAGAAAAATTTATTGATAATTTGCTTGATTAATGGAAGGTAAGGCCCCAGTAAAAGGGGCCTATATTATAGAAAAAACATGCGTCTGCCCACCGATATCTACTGAACAATAATCACTGATAAAAAGATCCCGAGCAAATGCCTCAAAATCAAAGTAGCAGATTAAACTATCCGGCATTTGATGAGCATAACAGTCATCAAATAACTGCCTGGCAAAATCAATCTCTGAATCATAACTACCCTGGTAGTACTCCTCCAACATAGTTTGTGCATCATCTACCGGATAATCACAGAGAAGGGCTAAGCCTAGCTCGCCCTGTTCTTGAATAAATGAGGCATACTCCACAATATTGCTTATTCCTTCGTACTCATGGATTTTGATGCTGCCGAATCCTTCATAATCATGTATGGCGTATTCTTCAGCATTGGGTTCAGGGCTGTTATCCAGCATTTCCCATATTTCTTCCATGATGTCATCTTCGCTTTGTGTGGCATCTATCCAGACACCATGTAGAATGGCGTTGTTGTAAGAAGCTAAACAGGCGACGTAGATTGAAGGGGGGGTCATGAGATTATCTCCTTATGTAAATGGAGCAATCTCACACGGGAGCTTGCTCCCGTGGTAGGGTATGATTAAAACGGAATTTCTTCTGAATCGGGTTGCAACATTTCACGCATTTGAGCCATGTGCTGTTCTGCGGTTTTGTTGCTTGATTCATCAGCTGATTTAGGCGAGCTAAGTAGCTGAATATGACTGACAACAATGCTTAATGCTTGACGAATTTTGCCTTCGTTGTCTGTCCATTGATTAGAACGTAGTTTACCTTCTAGGTATACTTGCGAACCTTTCTGTAAATACTCTGCGACTTTTGTTAGCTTTCCAAATAGTATCAGCTGATGCCATTCCACTCTGGCTTGCCATTCATCATTCTGTTTAAATGACTCATTGGTAGCCAAAGTGGCAGTGACAAAAGATTGTCCGTCTTTTCCGATGATGCTTTTAGGATCAGCACCAAGATTACCGATTAATTGAATGCGGTTTAAAGATGCAGTCATTGTATTCTCCTGTTATTGTTAAATGTGAGCCGCATAACAGAAAAACATCCGCATAGGCAGGTAGTTTTCTGTTATGCGGATAAGACTTATTTACTTCAATTAACAAGCAATCTTTTGAGTATCGAACTGTTTAACAAAGGAAATTAGGGATTCCAATTTGTGCAAACTTAACTCTGCTTGCTGAATGTCATGGGTGTTGATTTGAAGTCGGTGACGGCTTAAATCATTCACACAACAATTCAGCTCAAAGAGCAAATGTTCAATCTCAAGTTGTACTGGTTCCTGTTGTTGCATGGTAGCTCCTTGGGGTAGGGAGGATTAGCCCCAAAAAGGACTGTTCATCCCAATTGGGTTATGCAAAAAAAGATCACCGAAACATCGGTTGATTTACCTGGTTATTAATGATGATGTGCTTAAAGCACTCCTCGGGCGTAAAGCCGTAAAGACATCTCCTGATGGGTTTTCCCCGCTAAACGCTTTGCCATGGAATTAGGGAACAAGATGGCATATCACAAGACCTGGTGGTTTCGTCAGAATCTCGCTGACTCTTCAGTTGTGTTCCTTTCAGGTTATCAAGCCAGTATTGGAAATCAAGATTTTTTTCTTGTTGATATTAAATGAACGCAAATGAACTTATTGTGCTCATTTTATGCGATATGTGTTTCGGTAGTCGGTGATTCATCGGCAGGATGTTGTCTTTATCAACTCTTACAATGATTACCAAACCGTTGTGTTAAATATGCCTGATGCTCAACATCAGTTTCGTGTGTTAATGCCAAGCGTATATACTCTAATCGCCCAACGCAAAACTGAACACGATTTAAGCTTAAGGCCCCATCGGGGTATTGCTCGATTGCAGGGATTAATTCTTCTATATAAAAAACATTATGAGGTTTGGCACATTTAAATACGGCTTCACTACTAAAAACCACGATATTATGGATATACTGTGGTTCTATGAAATCAAGAGTCTTTTGAATGGCTTTAACGTGTTTATAATTCTGATGGATGGGATTTTGAAATCTGAATTTATCGTAATAGAGCGATTGAGACCAGCTTTTTGAGTTTGCTTTAGCGAATATCCAGCCCTTGTAATGCTTTGTTTCTATAATAAATATGCCTTTTGTTGTAATTAGAATATGATCGATTTGAGTTGTGGAACCATCCTCTAAACGTAAAGTAATATTGCTCATAACATGAGCATCTTTGTTTTGGCAATACTTTGCTAAAGCGTGCCTGACTCGAGCTTCACCGCAATTTTCAGCTGCCCGTTTACGATATCGTCCGGCAATATAACCAAATACTATACCTAAAAAAATTAATGAGACTAAACTAACGATTTCAAGATCAACCATACATCTTACCTCCAACAAGCGCATTATTTTAACAGTGCCAGTCGGTATTTGCCAATTTGGTGAAACCCAATAGCTTGGTATGCGCATATAGCGGAATTATCATTGGTGAACAAAATGGCTCTTTTGACTTGTCGGTCGGCAGCTTGTTTTAGGCAAAGATACACAGCAATTCTGGCAAAACCTTTATTTCTTAATGAAGGCGGGGTATAAACGGGGCCGATCTGTACAATATCAGGTAGATTGGCATTAAAGCCACATAAGGAAACAGGGGTGTTATTTACAAATAAAACCCATCGATTTTGGCTAAGCTGCGTATCTTGAATTTCATCAATAATGGATTGTTCCAGTGTGGGATTATTAGCATCGTCCCCTAGGGCTTCAATATGATAAGCGATAAGCCATTCTTTGATGATATCCATGTCACAATCTTGTACTGGTTTGAGCGTGCAGCTATAGGAATGAATCGCTTGAGGTATAGTCATTTTGTCGAGATTAAGTAAAAATAACTTTTCCTGATAATTAATGGCAAATAGGGACGTTTCTATGTTTAGCTGATCAATGACAAAACCAGCTTGGGTGTCTTCGCCAAGTATTCCGGCAATTGGTCTTGTTCTTTTAATCTCAAATTCTTCTACTAAAGCTGATAATGCAGAAAAATTTTCAGTTTGCATCATCACATTACCATTCCAATAATGTGCTAAAACACCATTAATTTTATTGTTTTCAAAGGAGCCGAAATATTCTCCGTGAAATGGCGCATCTTGGTAGGTAATTCCCGAGTGGTATAAATTGTTCCTAATGAACATGGTCGTTTCTTGGTAATGATTGAGATAGGATGACAATTCATCTATATGCAATTGGTCTAGCCTTTTTATCGCAATCATTTTTTCCTCGGCATGATGAATATTTTTAATACACTTTTAAGACATATGCTAAGATATCTCAATCTTGGTTATTATTAAATACAAAATCTCAGAATATGATTACCTTACTTCCCCATAATTCTGCATGGCAAGCTGCATTTGAGCTAGAGAACAAACAGTTATTGCAATTGGATATCAAGAATATAATCCAAGTTGAGCATATTGGCAGCACAGCTATTTCTGGTATTCATGCAAAACCAGTGATTGATATTTTAATTGGTGTTAAGTGTTTGCATGAATTTACTTCTGAGGATATCCAAAAAATTGAATCATTAGATTATCGATATAACCAGGTTTTTGAATCAGTTTTTCCACATCGGCGTTATTTCCAAAAAGACAATGAACATGGTGAGCGAACGCACCAGATTCATTTGGTTAATTATCCATCTTCTTGGTATGCGAAGCATCTGTTGTTTCGCGATTATTTGCGTCTTTATCCCAATATTGCTAACGAATATGAAGAACTTAAGCTCAACTTGAGCGAACTCTATGATAATACGATTGATTATGCCAATGCCAAGAATGAATTTTGTCAGCTTATAGATAAGAAAGCCTTTTTACATTTTGAGGTTAATAAACCATTCATTGAAACACCGCGTCTTATTGCATTTATTCCCCAGGTAGCCTGTCACGAAGACTATGCAATAATGCTTTCAAATCCTGAGTTTATTCAATGTTATGGTGTTTCATACAATGAGGACCAGGCTTTAAATCGTTTGGAATCGGATATGACGCATTACAACCAATATGGTTTTGCTCCCTGGATGTGGTATGACAAAGAAACCCACAACTACGTTGGGCGAGGGGGATTAAAGACTTTTGTATTAAATGAAAAAGAGGAAGTTGAGTTAACTTATCAAATAGCTCAAAGCTACTGGGGAAAAGGTTTAGCATTTGAAATGGGGCAAGCATCCTTGGAGTATGCTGAAGAGCACTTGGATTTGGCTAGCACTATTTGTTTTACCGCATACAATAATTATCCATCATTGCGCGTTATGGAAAAATTAGGTTTTAAATTTGAGTTTGATTTTGAGCATGCAGGAATTTCGCATAAATTTCACAGAAAACCTACAATAAAGAAACAAAAGAGGTCTTAATGGATAAAGTAAAAATTGACACCCACTTAGTCCAAAAGCTAATTGCTGAGCAATTTCCACAATGGCAATCACTACCGATACATCCAGTTGCCCAAAGTGGTTGGGATAATCGAACGTTTCATTTAGGTGAAGAAATGGTAATTCGTTTGCCTAGTGATAGGGAGTATGAGCCACAAATAAATAAAGAATATCAATGGTTGCCATGGCTCTCGAAACAACTCTCATTTCAAATTACGCAACCGATCGCGCTTGGAAAACCATCACCAGATTATCCATTGCATTGGAGTATCAATCTTTGGATTGAAGGGGAGACTGCTTCAGTACAGAATATTCATGATAAAAAAGAGTTTGCGGAAGCATTGGGGAAGTGCTTAAAAGAATTTCAATCTTTAGATGCTACAGATGGACCTTTGGCTGGCGCACATAATTTTTATCGAGGCAGTTCATTAAAGGCTTATGATCATGAAATGCAACTTGCGATTCCTAAAATTAAAAACGTTCAGGAGCAAAGTCTTGCTGCATCATTATGGCAACAGGCACTTTCTTCTGAATGGCGATTAAAGCCTGTCTGGGTTCATGGAGACATATCCGTAGGAAATATTTTAGTTCGTGATGGAAGGCTGTGTGCTATTATCGACTTCGGCCAACTTGCTGTGGGTGATCCTGCCTGTGATTTGGTAATAGCGTGGAATTTTTTTTCTAGCGAAGAACGAGAAGTATTTAAAAATGCAGTTCAGCTGGATAATGATACTTGGATACGAGCTTTAGGATGGGCATTTTGGAAAACCTTATGTTGGCCAATTACAGGTACTGATGTAAAAGAGGTTTTGCATGAAATTTATACGGATTATGATGCGATTAAATAAAATGTCAGATGTATTCAATGTTTAAGATTTGGTTATAAAGAACTACAAACCAATATTTTATCCTAGCACATGAGATCAATTATGAACATGAATAATAAGAACCGATTTCATTTTAAACCAGTGAATAAAACACAAGAAGACTTTATTCTTGACTGGATTAGTCAGCCACATATTAATGAATGGCTTCATGGTGAAGGTTTAAGTAATACAATTAAAGACATTCATGAATTTGTAAACAATGGAGAACCGTGGGCAACTCATTGGATAGCATATGATAATGAAACTCCATTTGCTTATTTAATTACTTCTGAAATAGAGAAATCAGAAGAATATCCTGATGGTGCAGTTACACTAGATTTATTCATTTGCAGGTTGGATTATATTGGGAAGGGATTATCAGTACAGATGATACATGAATTTATCTTAAGCCAATTTTCTGATGCCAAAATCGTGCTTATTGATCCTGAAATCTCTAATGAGCGAGCGGTCCATGTTTATAAAAAAGCTGGTTTTGAAATCATTGGGGAATTTATAGCTTCATGGCACCCAGTGCCACACTATAAAATGAAACTGTATATTGAAAATTTAATAAAGCAAAGATTGTCAGCCTAAGTAGATCTTTGTAATACTCAATCTTGAATGCCCAAGCGACTGGCTAATAATTTCCCTTGCTGTTCTATCCCAATATTTTTCAAGGGGATTAAGTTCTTTATATGTCCTACCCCCTTGTATCGGACAAATAAGACCTTTGCCAGTTTTATCATAGGACTTTGTAATTTCAAGATATCTTCTCTGGGCATAAGCATGACGAAGTCCATGGCATTTGCTTAACCCCATTTTTTCTATTACTTCATGATATTGAGCTAGATGATTTTTATAGGTCTTTTCTTTAGGAATGAGAGATTGTCCATCTGGAACTTGTTTTATAGCATTGAGTAGCCATTGCCGTTGTTGTTCATTGGTGAGTTTAAGATCGCGTCCGATGCCGCCTTTAGTCCAGCTGGGCTTTATAACCAGTTTATTTCCTTGCCAGGCATCACTGAGTACAATCTTCATGGATTCCTCACGGCGGAGACCAAAGAGGGATTGGGCTTCCAGGGATAAACGGATCATCGGCTCTGAGCATTTGGAAAAATCGACGTTATTGATTGCTTTATTATACTGAGGGGCATAATTACGTTTATTGATTTGATAGGTGTCGTTGCCTTGCTTAACCAGTTCTGGCCTGTTTAGCACTGAGGCCACTTTTCGAAGTTTAGCCATGTAATTTTTTATTGTTGCAGGGTTTTTATTCTGGGTTTTCCAGTGTTCAACCAGGATGTGTATGTGTTTTGGTTTTAATCCTTTGATGTGCGTGACCATATAGCCTAGCTCGTGCAAATCTTTCACACAGCGGTTTAACATGTGTTTCATATCTGCTCTGCTGGCATGAGAGTAGTTTTGGATTTTCTTTATACATTCATTGATGGAATACTGAGCATTTTTAAGTTTGGACTTACTCATTGAGATACCTCCATAAAGAATCACGAGATTTTATGCCCATTTCGCTGCGAATAAGCCAATAGGTTTCATACCTTCCTAATATGGGCAAAAGATACTGAGCCATCTGTTTAGCGTAGAGGTAGCGGTATGCTTTATTAATAGGTAGAGCATGTTTTTTTAAAGCCTTTCGCCAAGCAATTCTGGTGTCTTCATAATCGTTAAATTCAGCAATAGGCTTACCATTAGTTATCTTTTTGATTTCATCCAGAATGATTTTTTGCATTTCAAATCTGATAGGAATCGTCCTGTCTAATGAATTAAAAGCAATGTTTCTGGTTATCCAAATGCTGTCAGCCTGGATGTTAATTTCAGGTTTTATATAAATGGCTTCTTGAAAGGTAAGACCAAATTCAGTTTGTAATGCCATGATGAGGCGGGGGATTGAATTATCCCATAATTGCCAATGGTTATGCTGGATTTTGAGTTTTCTTTTGCGTTTCTTGCTTGTTTTGCTAAGTTGCAGCGATTTATTGTCTATATCGGGAATAGGGCAATCTATGCTGAGCAGGTAATGTCGGACGATAGTCATATGATTCATAATCGTGCTGGAACGTAGTTTACTCTTTTTCCAATGTGCTACCAGTTGATGAATATGATTTGATTGAATATTTTTCCACGAAGATGGCACATCCCCAATGGTATAGAAATCATCAATCATTTTACGAATAACGTATGCTCGTTGTTTTTTGATTTTGTAGCTGCCTTGATTACCGAGCTTTAAATATTGATTAGCAGTTTGTCTTAAGCTGTATTTTCTCATCATCCCATCCGATAAAATTTATTTGCCCTGTCTTTGGTTTAGTGTTGAACGAGCGGCTCACTCAAAGATGAAACCTGGCCAAAGCCATAAAGCTCGAAGTAGGGGGCAAATCAATCGTTATAAGGCAAACGATCTCGCCGATTTACAACAGTTTTTGGGTGTGTGTTTCCTCCTTGTTTTGATGATTAATAAAAACGACAAGACAATGGCTCTTGTCATACAAGTCCATGGTCAAATTGAAATAAATTGACTTAAACTCCCGAGAGAGTTGCCCTGTCGGATGACAGAGATTCCTAGATGGTTTTCCCGACTGAACGTCCAGCCACAAAGTTAGGGAATGAAGTGGCTTAGCATAAGACGTCGGTTGACGTTTCGCCGGAATTTCACCAGCTCATCAGTCATGCTTGATTCCAAATTAGCAAAGCAGTGCTTGCTTCGCAAGGGATTTTGGAAAGAATTTTGTCCAATCCCGATTGGCGGGATCGGACAAAATGACGAAATGAGTTGATTTTACGCGGTAAAAACAAGATGTTTTTTCTGCGTCACTGCTGGGAAATTTGCAGTGACGTAGAATTACCAAGATTGTTATTTATCTCTAGTTGAGTATATAAAGCTATGTAGTTCATTTTGAAAATCATCATAAGTAAGATCCGAATCATCGAAAAAATCATATATATCTTTATATTTTATGAATAAACGAATGATTCGTTCTTTTTCTTGTTCAATATTTTCAATAGCTCTAGATAGCCCAAGGCATCTTGATAAATTTGGTTTACCATTGAATGATTTGTTTGGATAAGGATAGATTATTAATGGAAAACATCCCCCTGTATGGTCTATGACAACAAAACCGCATTTATTTTGCATAGGCACTGGATATATTTCTAGATAAATCTTTGTATTGCCTATGCCTAATAATCGAAACTCTTGTTTATCTTTGAGTGAGTTAATAAGCTCATCTATTTTTAGCCTAAGTGTTTCTTCGCACTCATTAAATGTGTAGTATTCTAAAAATGCAGCACATATTACAGTTCTATAACAGGGTGCATTTTTTAGGTATTCTGATTTAGCAAAGTTATCATCTACAACATATTTAAAATTTCTCATTAAAAATCCTCTTATAAAAACAAAGAAAAAACAGTACTCATTCAATCAAATGAATACATTCTTTAGTTTTAAGAGCTTTGTCGAAAAAAATCGCACCTAATAATTGACTTTTTGAACAACATTTTCTAGAATACACTTGTCAAAGAAAATCCTAGTAGCTCTTAAAGCTAAGACCAATAACAGGTCCACCTTTCAGTATAGCACATAAATTGTACTTATCCAGTTTATTTACTTTTTCCTAACAATTAAGTCAAAAAATGAACAGATATTAGTTACATCTACGGTGAGTTGGTACACGTATCTTAAAAACGTCTTCTCCATAAGCTAAAATAAAAGCCTATCCCTTAGGCAAAAAGAAAGACCTGAACCTATATATATGATCCATATTTAATTTGAAGGTTTCATTACCAACTTGTGCTTGAGCAGACAAAAATTTACCAGAACTTGATGCTTTCAATGAATATTCATTCTCTAGTTGAAAATAATGTTTCTAACAATGATTTTAGAAACGCTTCTTCTGACCGAATATATTTTATACAAGATATCATTTTTTCTTCGATAATTTCGCGTCCTTTTAATATTTCAGCTTCATCAGAAGAAATCTCGCCAAGCATGCGATGTATGTTAAATTCAGTCCATGCCAATACACAATGTCCTAGCCATCCTGTAAATGCTTGATGGGGAGATGTTATCCATGGTTTAGAAGTATGTTGATGGTATGTGGTGATCAGTTTCTTCAAAAAGGGGGTATTTACTTTCTGATATAAAATAATGCCACTCCATTCCAACCCATATCCTATTATTTCTAACATAGGATTCATTAAGCCTGCGCTTTCCCAGTCAATAATATGTGGTTTACTGTGACTATCCCAAAGCACATTCTGAATGTGCATGTCTCTATGTGTAATAACTGACTCTTGTTTGAGGGTTGGGATTGCCTGAAAATAGACTTGATTCCAATCTAAAATGACTGGCAATAACGCCATCAAATCAGAATGTTTGGCGCGCTCAATCAATTTTACCCAATGCGTATCTTCAAAGTAATCGTACTGGGCTTCATCCGTTCCAGTATGATGAACATCTGCCAAATGCATTAACGAATACAGTTCGCCGATAGCAGTAGCATGCTCAAGCGTTAACTTAGGCTCATCAAGTAAATGACCGGTTATGTAGGGGTAAATTATATAATGTTCTTTATCGACGTTGATGACATACTCATCATTAAAAGCTAAAGCATTAACCGCAGGTATTGCATTTTTAGCCATCTCATTGGCAATTTGCTCGGAGTGTTCATAGGTCGTTTTAAAATGACTTTTAGCGGTAATATGTGGATTTAACCGTTTAATAGCATAGGTACCTTTGCTGGTTTCTATTTTAATCATGGTATGCAGAGCACCGCCTTTGAGCAATTCAGGCTGTGCTTTTAACTCACCTAGTTGCACTTTTTCTATCAATGGTTGCATTTTCATTAAATGCGTTCTCAAAATATCTTTTGGTTACAATGAATGTATTTGCCTAACAAAAACATCATCGCAAATTTTTGCGTAAAAAATAAAATGTTGAATTGTTATCAAAGCCTTTTCTTTCAAACTCAACGTAGTACCCAAGTTTTTTATAGAAATCCAGTGCTTCCCAGTCAAATGTATTCACTGCTATAAAATTACATCCACTTTTTTCTGCAAGTTCTTCTGCTTTTTGCATCAGTTGTGTGCCATACCCCATGCCACGAAGTGTTTCTTTTACCCAAAGCTGCCCAACGAATAAGCCGCCGTACATATTATCTCCACCACATCCGCCAACTATAGTTCCATCCTCATTACGAATAAAAAACCCAAAGAAATCCAGTGCCTTCATCCCCTTTTTTTTTTGGCTATCGCTGTAATGGCATCATTTAATAATTGGATATCTTCTGATTTTGGGTTTGATTCATAACTTATTTCATACTTCATAGCGGGTTCCTTATTTAAATTCTTTACCTATGCATGAGACAACAGTGGAAACATCAACTGATTTTCATCGAATAACACAGTTTTTTTGCCTCAACAAAAAGCATTTCATCCCTCTCATGTTCATCGATAGGAATTATCTCATATGATGAACAATCCTTTGGGGCAAAACCAAGTCGCACAAAAGGGCTGTTTTCATCTAAAGTATGGGTTAATTCGATGAAGTGATAGGGAAATTTCATTTTATTATTTCACTTTTTTGGTAAACCATAATATCAAATCATCATCCAAACAAACCATTTTTCCTGGATCAACTGGTTTATAGTCATAAGTGACTCCCAACCCATCAGGAATATAGCCGCGCTTGATGTAGAGTCTTTGCGCCTGTCCATAGCCCCCATCTTGTCCACCATATAAGCCAACGCCAAGACCAACATTAGAGTGTTGACTTGCTGCTTTTTCTTCAGCGACTGTTAGTAAGGTACTTCCTATCCCAAATTTTCGAAAAGAAGGTAATACATTTAAGTCCATAATTTCTGGGATTTTTTTATGAGCAAAGGGTTCATAGAGTGATGCCCATTTTAGCGTAACATAGCCGGCGATTTGATCTTGAAAATAAGCCAACCATACGACTCGTTCAGCCTGTTGTTGTTCTTGGTAATACTTCTCAAATAACGACGCAGGTTTTTGCCAATTTGCTTTTTGAAAAGCATCGACCAGAAAGGGGATATCAGATAACGCCAGTGCTTTGATAACAATTGACTGTTGGTTTATTGCTAAAGGTTCAAGCTGTTTCATCATATACACCATATTCCACTCATATCCGGCGGGTTTTAAATCAAAAAGAGCTTTAAAACCAACCGACTGATAGAACAGATACGTTTTAAGATAATTCTCTTCTGATTCAGAAGGGCTTAGAGTTTCAACGGTTATAGTTTTAGCACCTTGCTTTATAGCAAAATGACAAGCCTCATCTATTAATTGCTTTCCAACACCTTGGCGGTGAAAATCACGTCTCACAGCCATCCAATATATGTTGGCATTATTTGAATAAGGAAAATCAATTGAAATAAGACCAACGTAGTTATCATTCCTTTTCGCGGCGAAATTTATACGTTTTGTTACGCCTATTGCATAATGCTCATTTGCTTCGGGTAATCCGAAGTACTCGGGTAACTCCGTTGTAATTGTTTGACATAAGGCTTTAGCTAGTTCACCCGTTATTTTTTCAATTTGAATCATGATATTTTCCCTGCTGCAGTATTTCGAGTATCTCCTTCATAGGATTTGATGGAAACGGAGTTGACTTATCTTTCTGAATTTCTTTATAAAATTCATGCATTTTTTCTGCAATAGGAGCATTTTTAGATAATATTTCATTTATTTTATCGGGCAGCTTAATTGAAAGTTTATTTGTTAAGTAATCGCCTAACGTTTTATCCCAATGTTCTTTTCCTGCATAGGCTGTTAGAACACCATGTAGCAGATTGACTGAATAACTACATCTATCATAATTTTCGTGGTCTTTTACAAAATTAAGTTCAGTCATTGATAAATCAAATTTCTTTGACA includes these proteins:
- a CDS encoding single-stranded DNA-binding protein produces the protein MTASLNRIQLIGNLGADPKSIIGKDGQSFVTATLATNESFKQNDEWQARVEWHQLILFGKLTKVAEYLQKGSQVYLEGKLRSNQWTDNEGKIRQALSIVVSHIQLLSSPKSADESSNKTAEQHMAQMREMLQPDSEEIPF
- a CDS encoding phage integrase N-terminal domain-containing protein, with the protein product MRKYSLRQTANQYLKLGNQGSYKIKKQRAYVIRKMIDDFYTIGDVPSSWKNIQSNHIHQLVAHWKKSKLRSSTIMNHMTIVRHYLLSIDCPIPDIDNKSLQLSKTSKKRKRKLKIQHNHWQLWDNSIPRLIMALQTEFGLTFQEAIYIKPEINIQADSIWITRNIAFNSLDRTIPIRFEMQKIILDEIKKITNGKPIAEFNDYEDTRIAWRKALKKHALPINKAYRYLYAKQMAQYLLPILGRYETYWLIRSEMGIKSRDSLWRYLNE
- a CDS encoding GNAT family N-acetyltransferase: MIAIKRLDQLHIDELSSYLNHYQETTMFIRNNLYHSGITYQDAPFHGEYFGSFENNKINGVLAHYWNGNVMMQTENFSALSALVEEFEIKRTRPIAGILGEDTQAGFVIDQLNIETSLFAINYQEKLFLLNLDKMTIPQAIHSYSCTLKPVQDCDMDIIKEWLIAYHIEALGDDANNPTLEQSIIDEIQDTQLSQNRWVLFVNNTPVSLCGFNANLPDIVQIGPVYTPPSLRNKGFARIAVYLCLKQAADRQVKRAILFTNDNSAICAYQAIGFHQIGKYRLALLK
- a CDS encoding GNAT family N-acetyltransferase, producing the protein MNMNNKNRFHFKPVNKTQEDFILDWISQPHINEWLHGEGLSNTIKDIHEFVNNGEPWATHWIAYDNETPFAYLITSEIEKSEEYPDGAVTLDLFICRLDYIGKGLSVQMIHEFILSQFSDAKIVLIDPEISNERAVHVYKKAGFEIIGEFIASWHPVPHYKMKLYIENLIKQRLSA
- a CDS encoding bifunctional GrpB family protein/GNAT family N-acetyltransferase, with protein sequence MITLLPHNSAWQAAFELENKQLLQLDIKNIIQVEHIGSTAISGIHAKPVIDILIGVKCLHEFTSEDIQKIESLDYRYNQVFESVFPHRRYFQKDNEHGERTHQIHLVNYPSSWYAKHLLFRDYLRLYPNIANEYEELKLNLSELYDNTIDYANAKNEFCQLIDKKAFLHFEVNKPFIETPRLIAFIPQVACHEDYAIMLSNPEFIQCYGVSYNEDQALNRLESDMTHYNQYGFAPWMWYDKETHNYVGRGGLKTFVLNEKEEVELTYQIAQSYWGKGLAFEMGQASLEYAEEHLDLASTICFTAYNNYPSLRVMEKLGFKFEFDFEHAGISHKFHRKPTIKKQKRS
- a CDS encoding aminoglycoside phosphotransferase family protein, encoding MDKVKIDTHLVQKLIAEQFPQWQSLPIHPVAQSGWDNRTFHLGEEMVIRLPSDREYEPQINKEYQWLPWLSKQLSFQITQPIALGKPSPDYPLHWSINLWIEGETASVQNIHDKKEFAEALGKCLKEFQSLDATDGPLAGAHNFYRGSSLKAYDHEMQLAIPKIKNVQEQSLAASLWQQALSSEWRLKPVWVHGDISVGNILVRDGRLCAIIDFGQLAVGDPACDLVIAWNFFSSEEREVFKNAVQLDNDTWIRALGWAFWKTLCWPITGTDVKEVLHEIYTDYDAIK
- a CDS encoding phage integrase N-terminal domain-containing protein, with amino-acid sequence MSKSKLKNAQYSINECIKKIQNYSHASRADMKHMLNRCVKDLHELGYMVTHIKGLKPKHIHILVEHWKTQNKNPATIKNYMAKLRKVASVLNRPELVKQGNDTYQINKRNYAPQYNKAINNVDFSKCSEPMIRLSLEAQSLFGLRREESMKIVLSDAWQGNKLVIKPSWTKGGIGRDLKLTNEQQRQWLLNAIKQVPDGQSLIPKEKTYKNHLAQYHEVIEKMGLSKCHGLRHAYAQRRYLEITKSYDKTGKGLICPIQGGRTYKELNPLEKYWDRTAREIISQSLGHSRLSITKIYLG
- a CDS encoding nuclease-related domain-containing protein, translated to MVDLEIVSLVSLIFLGIVFGYIAGRYRKRAAENCGEARVRHALAKYCQNKDAHVMSNITLRLEDGSTTQIDHILITTKGIFIIETKHYKGWIFAKANSKSWSQSLYYDKFRFQNPIHQNYKHVKAIQKTLDFIEPQYIHNIVVFSSEAVFKCAKPHNVFYIEELIPAIEQYPDGALSLNRVQFCVGRLEYIRLALTHETDVEHQAYLTQRFGNHCKS
- a CDS encoding GNAT family N-acetyltransferase; translated protein: MKALDFFGFFIRNEDGTIVGGCGGDNMYGGLFVGQLWVKETLRGMGYGTQLMQKAEELAEKSGCNFIAVNTFDWEALDFYKKLGYYVEFERKGFDNNSTFYFLRKNLR
- a CDS encoding antirestriction protein ArdA; protein product: MTPPSIYVACLASYNNAILHGVWIDATQSEDDIMEEIWEMLDNSPEPNAEEYAIHDYEGFGSIKIHEYEGISNIVEYASFIQEQGELGLALLCDYPVDDAQTMLEEYYQGSYDSEIDFARQLFDDCYAHQMPDSLICYFDFEAFARDLFISDYCSVDIGGQTHVFSII
- a CDS encoding phosphotransferase; translation: MKMQPLIEKVQLGELKAQPELLKGGALHTMIKIETSKGTYAIKRLNPHITAKSHFKTTYEHSEQIANEMAKNAIPAVNALAFNDEYVINVDKEHYIIYPYITGHLLDEPKLTLEHATAIGELYSLMHLADVHHTGTDEAQYDYFEDTHWVKLIERAKHSDLMALLPVILDWNQVYFQAIPTLKQESVITHRDMHIQNVLWDSHSKPHIIDWESAGLMNPMLEIIGYGLEWSGIILYQKVNTPFLKKLITTYHQHTSKPWITSPHQAFTGWLGHCVLAWTEFNIHRMLGEISSDEAEILKGREIIEEKMISCIKYIRSEEAFLKSLLETLFSTRE